One window of Nocardia nova SH22a genomic DNA carries:
- a CDS encoding acyl-[acyl-carrier-protein] thioesterase, translated as MSLDQPLAPLPQEGMGFASAWPIRAGDVDPYSRLRLDAVARYLQDIAWEEWHSGFLHHTDPAWIVRRTVIDVVRPIVWPDRVDLRRWCSAMSTRWTNMRVRITSDNGGLVETEGFWININESTNMPTRISDQGLAHLARTTDEHRLRWRPWLTDAVPPESDTDLPFPVRATDVDQLNHLNNAVYWQAVEHYLVDYPKLVAGPHRAVIEYLGPVLARQHISVRSRYEPGDRNGQPVLRLWFVVDGAITTTVRIGALPG; from the coding sequence GTGTCACTCGATCAGCCACTCGCCCCGCTTCCCCAGGAGGGCATGGGCTTCGCCTCGGCGTGGCCCATCCGGGCTGGCGATGTAGATCCATACAGTCGGTTACGGCTCGATGCCGTGGCCAGATATTTGCAAGATATCGCTTGGGAGGAATGGCACAGCGGATTCCTCCACCACACCGATCCGGCCTGGATCGTGCGGCGCACCGTCATCGATGTGGTCCGGCCGATCGTCTGGCCCGATCGGGTGGACCTGCGCCGCTGGTGTTCGGCCATGTCGACCCGGTGGACCAATATGCGGGTGCGCATCACCAGCGACAACGGCGGTCTGGTCGAGACCGAGGGGTTCTGGATCAATATCAACGAGTCGACCAACATGCCGACCCGGATCAGCGATCAGGGGCTGGCCCATCTGGCCCGGACCACCGATGAGCACCGGTTGCGCTGGCGGCCCTGGCTCACCGACGCGGTGCCGCCGGAGTCCGATACCGATCTGCCGTTTCCGGTGCGCGCGACCGACGTCGACCAGCTCAACCACCTCAACAACGCGGTGTACTGGCAAGCGGTCGAGCACTACCTGGTGGATTATCCGAAGCTGGTGGCCGGACCGCACCGCGCGGTGATCGAATATCTCGGTCCGGTGCTCGCACGTCAGCACATCAGCGTCCGCAGCCGCTACGAGCCGGGCGACCGCAACGGTCAGCCGGTGCTGCGGCTGTGGTTCGTGGTCGACGGCGCCATCACGACGACCGTCCGGATCGGAGCACTGCCCGGCTGA